Proteins encoded together in one Raphanus sativus cultivar WK10039 unplaced genomic scaffold, ASM80110v3 Scaffold1183, whole genome shotgun sequence window:
- the LOC130503856 gene encoding uncharacterized protein LOC130503856: MSKMTSSRTADIMRVSSHREVYDPCDDSFALVDALLADQTNLINHNPKLCMEIGCGSGYVITSLILLLKDNLPNVHYIATDTNPIAARATNETLQAHGVSAEIVCTDIASCLEERLAGCVDVVVVNPPYVPTPEYEVGVEGIASAWAGGENGRSVIDRVLPVVDGLLSEKGWFYLVTLTSNYPSEICLVMRKRGYASRIVVQRSTEEENLIILKFWREEEEVESVDKEASPVSFVKQFSRSLSSFMEKQWR, from the coding sequence ATGTCCAAGATGACGTCATCAAGAACCGCTGACATCATGCGTGTGAGCTCGCATCGTGAGGTCTACGACCCCTGCGACGACTCATTCGCTCTAGTCGACGCACTACTCGCCGACCAAACCAACTTAATAAACCACAACCCTAAACTCTGTATGGAGATCGGCTGCGGAAGCGGATACGTCATCACTTCcctcatcctcctcctcaaAGACAATCTCCCCAACGTTCATTACATTGCCACAGACACGAACCCCATCGCCGCACGTGCGACGAACGAGACTCTGCAAGCTCACGGCGTCTCTGCCGAGATTGTATGCACGGACATAGCTTCTTGTCTGGAGGAGAGGCTCGCCGGGTGTGTAGACGTGGTGGTGGTGAACCCTCCTTATGTCCCCACGCCTGAGTACGAGGTTGGTGTTGAAGGGATAGCCTCTGCTTGGGCGGGAGGGGAGAACGGGAGGAGTGTTATCGATAGAGTGTTGCCTGTGGTTGATGGTTTGCTTTCTGAAAAGGGTTGGTTCTACTTGGTGACGTTGACTTCGAACTACCCGTCTGAGATTTGTTTGGTGATGAGGAAGAGAGGTTACGCGTCGAGGATCGTGGTGCAGAGGTCGACGGAGGAGGAGAATCTTATTATTCTTAAGTTCTGGAGGGAGGAAGAGGAGGTGGAGAGTGTGGACAAGGAGGCGTCACCGGTGTCGTTTGTGAAGCAGTTTTCGAGGTCTTTGTCATCGTTTATGGAGAAACAGTGGCGATGA
- the LOC130503854 gene encoding tryptophan--tRNA ligase, cytoplasmic-like, producing the protein METKELLDENLSLKQEIKRLLDENPSLKQLFDEKQSSSKQEIKQQSSSDDDERETESPSSSSPEQQTVTPWSVRGKIIDHEKVIKQFGCKKIDEPLIDRVERLTCRRAHVFLRRGVFFAHRDLDKILDRYERGDKFYLYTGRGPSSESLHLGHLIPFLFTKYLQEAFKVPLVIQITDDEEKIWKKLNKEESKRLGRENVKDIIACGFDASNTFVFSSYATVGGALYENLVEIADCITVNKANSTFGFTGEVSTAKMIFPSVQAAPSFSSSFPHLFPAKKNIPCLIPCAIDQDPYFRLTRDVAARLEFIKPALIESKFLPALRGNNGKMSASDPNSAIYMNDSNAHIEKNIKSSVSGGRDNKEDQKKIWSKSEGYQILFFFFLVNNVKINTNFLSLHSCGKPLITK; encoded by the exons ATGGAGACGAAAGAGTTGTTGGATGAGAATCTGAGCTTGAAACAGGAGATCAAGCGGTTGTTGGATGAGAATCCGAGCTTGAAACAGTTGTTTGATGAGAAACAGAGCTCCTCGAAACAGGAGATCAAACAACAGTCCTCGTCGGATGATGATGAGAGAGAGACTgaatcaccatcatcatcatcaccagaGCAGCAAACCGTGACACCCTGGTCTGTCCGCGGCAAAATCATCGATCACGAGAAGGTGATCAAACAGTTTGGCTGCAAGAAGATAGACGAGCCGCTCATCGATCGTGTCGAAAGACTCACTTGCCGTCGAGCTCACGTCTTCCTCCGCCGTGGTGTCTTCTTCGCCCACAGGGATCTTGATAAAATCTTGGACCGTTACGAGAGAGGAGACAAGTTCTACCTCTACACTGGAAGAGGACCTTCGTCAGAATCTTTGCATTTAGGGCATTTGATTCCTTTCTTGTTTACCAAGTACTTGCAGGAGGCTTTCAAGGTCCCCCTCGTTATACAGATCACGGATGACGAAGAAAAAATCTGGAAGAAGTTAAACAAGGAGGAGAGTAAAAGACTCGGCAGAGAGAACGTGAAAGATATCATTGCTTGCGGTTTCGATGCCTCGAATACCTTTGTTTTCTCCAGCTACGCCACTGTTGGCGGTGCGTTGTATGAGAATCTGGTGGAGATTGCGGATTGCATCACGGTTAACAAGGCTAACTCCACTTTCGGCTTTACCGGCGAAGTTTCTACCGCGAAAATGATCTTCCCTTCTGTTCAGGCAGCTCCATCTTTTTCTAGCTCGTTCCCACACTTGTTCCCTGCCAAGAAAAATATCCCTTGCTTGATTCCCTGTGCAATTGACCAG GATCCGTACTTCAGGCTGACTCGTGATGTTGCAGCTCGGTTAGAGTTTATAAAGCCTGCTCTGATTGAGTCAAAGTTTCTTCCTGCGTTGCGG GGAAATAATGGGAAAATGTCAGCAAGTGATCCAAATTCCGCTATTTATATGAATGATAGCAATGCCCACATTGAAAAAAAT ATAAAGAGTTCTGTTAGTGGTGGGCGAGATAACAAGgaagatcaaaaaaaaatatggagcAAATCTGAAGGTTACcaaattctcttttttttttttttggtaaataatgTTAAGATTAATACCAATTTTCTGAGTTTACATAGTTGTGGCAAGCCACTTATTACAAAATAG